From a single Tursiops truncatus isolate mTurTru1 chromosome 20, mTurTru1.mat.Y, whole genome shotgun sequence genomic region:
- the DRC3 gene encoding dynein regulatory complex subunit 3 isoform X1 yields the protein MNRLCDVEPRVMDDEMLKLAVGEQGPRDEAGQLAKQEGILFKDVLSLQLDFQNILRIDNLWQFENLRKLQLDNNIIEKIEGLENLTHLVWLDLSFNNIEAIEGLDTLVNLEDLSLFNNRISKIDSLDALVKLQVLSLGNNQIGNMTNIIYLRRFKDLRTLSLSGNPVAEAEDYRTFICAYLPDLVYLDFQRIDDHMKELAEMKHQCSVDELKHQESLMQAQLEEEQARWEELEGHKAAFVEHLNGPFLFDSMYAEDVEGSQLSHLPGVGELVQTYKDKFVIICLNIFKFGMKQQEKRKAELDTFMGCVQEAIQEKQEQGKHEIAKFEEKHLLTLSSIRDESELTNFEIKMAEHSENITELVNVLMTLEMQLVEQLEETINMFERNIIDLVGLFVENVQSLMAQCRDLENHHHEKLLEIAISTREKIVKGELDEDLPDAVRALFVDKDTIVNAVGASHDIHLLKIDNREDELVTRVNSWRAHLVDKVSAAEGRRLPAAGPHAGGPPRGRRARQTHMQGWSREERSEEGRLRIPPDGPAAVCSTDSQGRDHEEPQAHEGDQPVRRPCAERAGQPGVQRPPGLGLWPSPPPDPRTSQVEK from the exons ATGAACCGGCTGTGCGACGTGGAGCCCAGGGTGATGGATGATGAGATGCTCAAGCTGGCCGTTGGGGAGCAGGGCCCGCGAGACGAGGCTGGGCAGCTGGCCAAGCAGGAGGGCATCCTCTTCAAGGACGTCCTGTCCCTGCAGCTGGACTTCCAGA ATATCCTCCGCATCGACAACCTCTGGCAGTTTGAGAACCTGCGGAAGCTGCAGCTGGACAACAACATCATCGAGAAGATCGAGGGCCTGGAGAACCTCACACACCTGGTCTGGCTGG ACCTGTCCTTCAACAACATTGAGGCCATCGAGGGGCTGGACACGCTGGTGAACCTGGAGGACCTGAGCCTGTTCAACAACCGGATCTCCAAGATCGACTCGCTGGACGCGCTGGTCAAGCTGCAGGTGCTGTCGCTGGGCAACAACCAGATCGGCAACATGACGAAC ATCATCTACCTGCGGCGGTTCAAGGACCTGCGGACGCTCAGCCTCTCGGGGAACCCGGTCGCCGAGGCCGAGGACTACAGGACGTTCATCTGTGCTTACCTCCCCGACCTGGTGTACCTGGACTTCCAGCGCATCGACGACCACATG AAAGAGCTGGCAGAGATGAAGCACCAGTGCAGCGTGGACGAGCTGAAGCACCAGGAGAGCCTGATGCAGGCCCAGCTGGAGGAAGAGCAGGCCCGGTGGGAGGAGCTGGAGGGGCACAAG GCGGCCTTCGTGGAGCACCTGAACGGCCCCTTCCTGTTTGACAGCATGTACGCCGAGGACGTGGAGGGTAGCCAGCTGTCCCACCTGCCCGGCGTGGGCGAGCTCGTGCAG ACCTACAAGGACAAGTTCGTCATCATCTGCCTGAACATCTTCAAGTTCGGCATGAAGCAGCAGGAGAAGCGGAAGGCGGAGCTCGACACCTTCATGGGGTGTGTCCAGGAGGCCATCCAGGAAAAGCAGGAGCAGGGCAAGCATGAGATCGCCAAGTTCGAGGAGAAGCACCTGCTG ACTTTAAGCTCCATCCGAGACGAGTCTGAACTGACCAACTTCGAGATAAAGATGGCGGAGCACAGCGAGAACATCACCGAGCTGGTCAACGTGCTCATGACGCTGGAGATGCAGCTGGTGGAGCAGCTGGAG GAGACTATTAACATGTTTGAAAGGAACATCATCGACTTGGTTGGACTCTTTGTCGAAAACGTCCAAAGCCT GATGGCTCAGTGCCGGGACCTGGAGAACCACCACCACGAGAAGCTCCTGGAGATCGCCATCAGCACCCGGGAGAAGATAGTCAAGGGCGAGCTGGACGAGGACCTGCCGGACGCCGTGCGTGCG CTCTTTGTTGACAAAGACACGATCGTTAACGCAGTCGGGGCCTCACACGACATCCACCTCCTGAAGATCGACAATCGGGAGGACGAGCTAGTGACCAGGGTCAACTCCTGGCGCGCACACCTGGTGGACAAGGTGAGCGCAGCTGAGGGCAGGCGTCTCCCGGCAGCAGGACCCCACGCTGGAGGCCCGCCCCGGGGCAGACGCGCACGCCAGACACACATgcagggctggagcagggagGAACGGAGTGAGGAAGGCAGGCTCAGGATCCCGCCTGACGGGCCAGCCGCCGTATGCTCCACAGATTCACAAGGACGAGATCATGAGGAACCGCAGGCGCATGAAGGAGATCAACCAGTACGTCGACCATGTGCAGAGCGAGCTGGACAGCCTGGAGTACAGCGACCTCCTGGACTAGGGCTGTGGCCCAgccctccccccgacccccgaACTTCACAGGTAGAGAAATAA
- the DRC3 gene encoding dynein regulatory complex subunit 3 isoform X3 encodes MNRLCDVEPRVMDDEMLKLAVGEQGPRDEAGQLAKQEGILFKDVLSLQLDFQNILRIDNLWQFENLRKLQLDNNIIEKIEGLENLTHLVWLDLSFNNIEAIEGLDTLVNLEDLSLFNNRISKIDSLDALVKLQVLSLGNNQIGNMTNIIYLRRFKDLRTLSLSGNPVAEAEDYRTFICAYLPDLVYLDFQRIDDHMKELAEMKHQCSVDELKHQESLMQAQLEEEQARWEELEGHKAAFVEHLNGPFLFDSMYAEDVEGSQLSHLPGVGELVQTYKDKFVIICLNIFKFGMKQQEKRKAELDTFMGCVQEAIQEKQEQGKHEIAKFEEKHLLTLSSIRDESELTNFEIKMAEHSENITELVNVLMTLEMQLVEQLEETINMFERNIIDLVGLFVENVQSLMAQCRDLENHHHEKLLEIAISTREKIVKGELDEDLPDAVRALFVDKDTIVNAVGASHDIHLLKIDNREDELVTRVNSWRAHLVDKIHKDEIMRNRRRMKEINQYVDHVQSELDSLEYSDLLD; translated from the exons ATGAACCGGCTGTGCGACGTGGAGCCCAGGGTGATGGATGATGAGATGCTCAAGCTGGCCGTTGGGGAGCAGGGCCCGCGAGACGAGGCTGGGCAGCTGGCCAAGCAGGAGGGCATCCTCTTCAAGGACGTCCTGTCCCTGCAGCTGGACTTCCAGA ATATCCTCCGCATCGACAACCTCTGGCAGTTTGAGAACCTGCGGAAGCTGCAGCTGGACAACAACATCATCGAGAAGATCGAGGGCCTGGAGAACCTCACACACCTGGTCTGGCTGG ACCTGTCCTTCAACAACATTGAGGCCATCGAGGGGCTGGACACGCTGGTGAACCTGGAGGACCTGAGCCTGTTCAACAACCGGATCTCCAAGATCGACTCGCTGGACGCGCTGGTCAAGCTGCAGGTGCTGTCGCTGGGCAACAACCAGATCGGCAACATGACGAAC ATCATCTACCTGCGGCGGTTCAAGGACCTGCGGACGCTCAGCCTCTCGGGGAACCCGGTCGCCGAGGCCGAGGACTACAGGACGTTCATCTGTGCTTACCTCCCCGACCTGGTGTACCTGGACTTCCAGCGCATCGACGACCACATG AAAGAGCTGGCAGAGATGAAGCACCAGTGCAGCGTGGACGAGCTGAAGCACCAGGAGAGCCTGATGCAGGCCCAGCTGGAGGAAGAGCAGGCCCGGTGGGAGGAGCTGGAGGGGCACAAG GCGGCCTTCGTGGAGCACCTGAACGGCCCCTTCCTGTTTGACAGCATGTACGCCGAGGACGTGGAGGGTAGCCAGCTGTCCCACCTGCCCGGCGTGGGCGAGCTCGTGCAG ACCTACAAGGACAAGTTCGTCATCATCTGCCTGAACATCTTCAAGTTCGGCATGAAGCAGCAGGAGAAGCGGAAGGCGGAGCTCGACACCTTCATGGGGTGTGTCCAGGAGGCCATCCAGGAAAAGCAGGAGCAGGGCAAGCATGAGATCGCCAAGTTCGAGGAGAAGCACCTGCTG ACTTTAAGCTCCATCCGAGACGAGTCTGAACTGACCAACTTCGAGATAAAGATGGCGGAGCACAGCGAGAACATCACCGAGCTGGTCAACGTGCTCATGACGCTGGAGATGCAGCTGGTGGAGCAGCTGGAG GAGACTATTAACATGTTTGAAAGGAACATCATCGACTTGGTTGGACTCTTTGTCGAAAACGTCCAAAGCCT GATGGCTCAGTGCCGGGACCTGGAGAACCACCACCACGAGAAGCTCCTGGAGATCGCCATCAGCACCCGGGAGAAGATAGTCAAGGGCGAGCTGGACGAGGACCTGCCGGACGCCGTGCGTGCG CTCTTTGTTGACAAAGACACGATCGTTAACGCAGTCGGGGCCTCACACGACATCCACCTCCTGAAGATCGACAATCGGGAGGACGAGCTAGTGACCAGGGTCAACTCCTGGCGCGCACACCTGGTGGACAAG ATTCACAAGGACGAGATCATGAGGAACCGCAGGCGCATGAAGGAGATCAACCAGTACGTCGACCATGTGCAGAGCGAGCTGGACAGCCTGGAGTACAGCGACCTCCTGGACTAG
- the DRC3 gene encoding dynein regulatory complex subunit 3 isoform X2, which yields MNRLCDVEPRVMDDEMLKLAVGEQGPRDEAGQLAKQEGILFKDVLSLQLDFQNILRIDNLWQFENLRKLQLDNNIIEKIEGLENLTHLVWLDLSFNNIEAIEGLDTLVNLEDLSLFNNRISKIDSLDALVKLQVLSLGNNQIGNMTNIIYLRRFKDLRTLSLSGNPVAEAEDYRTFICAYLPDLVYLDFQRIDDHMKELAEMKHQCSVDELKHQESLMQAQLEEEQARWEELEGHKAAFVEHLNGPFLFDSMYAEDVEGSQLSHLPGVGELVQTYKDKFVIICLNIFKFGMKQQEKRKAELDTFMGCVQEAIQEKQEQGKHEIAKFEEKHLLTLSSIRDESELTNFEIKMAEHSENITELVNVLMTLEMQLVEQLEETINMFERNIIDLVGLFVENVQSLMAQCRDLENHHHEKLLEIAISTREKIVKGELDEDLPDAVRAAPRGRQEWPLPHRGQPPPGVPGSPRPLSGAGGVLQAGTSSSDSAACQGPRQSPGQWKGGRASSNTQTQGEVTFPSLKADPKSPPGSRLTDHLAVVEFLTQGSGVCDTSLRTGTCRKGGPDVNGSSLLTKTRSLTQSGPHTTSTS from the exons ATGAACCGGCTGTGCGACGTGGAGCCCAGGGTGATGGATGATGAGATGCTCAAGCTGGCCGTTGGGGAGCAGGGCCCGCGAGACGAGGCTGGGCAGCTGGCCAAGCAGGAGGGCATCCTCTTCAAGGACGTCCTGTCCCTGCAGCTGGACTTCCAGA ATATCCTCCGCATCGACAACCTCTGGCAGTTTGAGAACCTGCGGAAGCTGCAGCTGGACAACAACATCATCGAGAAGATCGAGGGCCTGGAGAACCTCACACACCTGGTCTGGCTGG ACCTGTCCTTCAACAACATTGAGGCCATCGAGGGGCTGGACACGCTGGTGAACCTGGAGGACCTGAGCCTGTTCAACAACCGGATCTCCAAGATCGACTCGCTGGACGCGCTGGTCAAGCTGCAGGTGCTGTCGCTGGGCAACAACCAGATCGGCAACATGACGAAC ATCATCTACCTGCGGCGGTTCAAGGACCTGCGGACGCTCAGCCTCTCGGGGAACCCGGTCGCCGAGGCCGAGGACTACAGGACGTTCATCTGTGCTTACCTCCCCGACCTGGTGTACCTGGACTTCCAGCGCATCGACGACCACATG AAAGAGCTGGCAGAGATGAAGCACCAGTGCAGCGTGGACGAGCTGAAGCACCAGGAGAGCCTGATGCAGGCCCAGCTGGAGGAAGAGCAGGCCCGGTGGGAGGAGCTGGAGGGGCACAAG GCGGCCTTCGTGGAGCACCTGAACGGCCCCTTCCTGTTTGACAGCATGTACGCCGAGGACGTGGAGGGTAGCCAGCTGTCCCACCTGCCCGGCGTGGGCGAGCTCGTGCAG ACCTACAAGGACAAGTTCGTCATCATCTGCCTGAACATCTTCAAGTTCGGCATGAAGCAGCAGGAGAAGCGGAAGGCGGAGCTCGACACCTTCATGGGGTGTGTCCAGGAGGCCATCCAGGAAAAGCAGGAGCAGGGCAAGCATGAGATCGCCAAGTTCGAGGAGAAGCACCTGCTG ACTTTAAGCTCCATCCGAGACGAGTCTGAACTGACCAACTTCGAGATAAAGATGGCGGAGCACAGCGAGAACATCACCGAGCTGGTCAACGTGCTCATGACGCTGGAGATGCAGCTGGTGGAGCAGCTGGAG GAGACTATTAACATGTTTGAAAGGAACATCATCGACTTGGTTGGACTCTTTGTCGAAAACGTCCAAAGCCT GATGGCTCAGTGCCGGGACCTGGAGAACCACCACCACGAGAAGCTCCTGGAGATCGCCATCAGCACCCGGGAGAAGATAGTCAAGGGCGAGCTGGACGAGGACCTGCCGGACGCCGTGCGTGCG GCCCCCCGGGGAAGGCAGGAGTGGCCTCTTCCCCACCGCGGTCAGCCCCCACCCGGGGTGCCGGGTTCACCACGCCCGCTGTCAGGTGCCGGCGGAGTCCTGCAGGCAGGGACCAGCAGTTCCGACTCCGCAGCCTGTCAGGGGCCGAGACAGTCGCCAGGGCAGTGGAAAGGTGGCAGGGCCTCCTCAAACACCCAGACACAGGGAGAGGTCACCTTCCCGAGCCTGAAGGCTGACCCCAAGAGCCCACCCGGGAGCCGCCTGACAGACCACCTAGCGGTCGTGGAGTTTTTGACGCAAGGCTCCGGGGTCTGTGACACCTCTCTCAGGACTGGGACATGCAGAAAAGGAGGCCCCGATGTCAACGGGAG CTCTTTGTTGACAAAGACACGATCGTTAACGCAGTCGGGGCCTCACACGACATCCACCTCCTGA
- the ATPAF2 gene encoding ATP synthase mitochondrial F1 complex assembly factor 2 isoform X7: MHLTTLCNTSLDNPTQRDKDQLIWAAAKFLDTDTVWSPAPHLSAGSRMARPWHPAAGLLVCILPAPGFSHGCRVEEPETLVELQRNEWDPVIGWAERRYGVKIGSSTSIMGPSIPARTREVLVSHLASYNMWALQDPEVGQRRVGPRLRAAGPAGAHGRRRPLRATLLRELGRQAQAAAGVRPGPKPRGWWRPARAEAGGVGTSDYIERFFASKRVAPPLVAPPVVPEATLPTHRARAASTGELCMALSPKTFVFRFLIKQSFKTESLLVRAICFCLFVPTVLAKMIYS; the protein is encoded by the exons ATGCACCTG ACCACACTGTGCAACACGTCTCTAGACAACCCGACCCAGCGAGACAAGGACCAGCTCATCTGGGCAGCAGCAAAGTTCCTGGACACTGACACCGTCTG GTCGCCTGCTCCTCACTTGTCCGCTGGGTCACGGATGGCCCGACCTTGGCATCCAGCGGCCGGCCTCCTCGTCTGCATCCTCCCTGCGCCCGGGTTCTCTCACGG CTGCAGGGTGGAAGAACCAGAGACGCTGGTGGAGCTGCAGAGGAACGAGTGGGACCCAGTCATAGGCTGGGCCGAGAGGAG ATACGGCGTGAAGATCGGCTCCTCCACCAGCATCATGGGGCCCAGCATCCCAGCCCGGACTCGGGAGGTGCTGGTCAGCCACCTGGCCTCTTACAACATGTGGGCCCTACAAG ATCCAGAAGTGGGGCAACGTCGAGTGGGCCCACGACTACGAGCTGCGGGACCTGCGGGCGCGCACGGCCGCCGGCGCCCTCTTCGTGCAACTCTGCTCCGAGAGCTCGGCCGTCAAGCACAAGCTGCTGCAGGGGTGAGGCCGGGCCCCAAGCCACGCGGCTGGTGGAGGCCAGCTCGGGCCGAGGCAGGGGGCGTGGGTACGAGTGATTATATTGAACGATTCTTTGCCTCGAAACGCGTGGCGCCTCCACTCGTTGCTCCTCCCGTGGTCCCCGAGGCCACCCTGCCCACCCACAGGGCACGTGCTGCTTCCACCGGGGAGCTCTGCATGGCCCTTAGCCCCAAGACTTTTGTTTTCCGGTTTTTAATCAAACAGTCTTTTAAAACTGAGTCCCTCTTGGTCCGAGCCATCTGTTTCTGCTTGTTTGTTCCTACTGTTTTAGCAAAAATGATTTActcttaa